GATGATTGTCCGTCTCCATACAGGCGATACATTCCTGTACAGTGCCATATCAGAACAAATAGAAAGATTACGGGCATTGAACATAAAATATGAGGTTATACCAGGTGTATCTTCGGCATCATCTGGTGCGGCAATACTTGGTCAGGAACTTACCATACCAGAGATAAGCCAAACCCTAATATTTACCCGCCTTGAAGGCAAAACGAAAGTGCCAAAGGCAGAAAAAATGAGCAAATTGGCTAAACATAAAGCAACTATGGTGATTTTTTTGAGCGTCGGAATGATTGAGGATGTCCAGAATGAACTCCTGCAGGGCTATCCTGAAGATACACCAGTTGCGGTTATCGAAAAGGCATCCTGGGACAACCAAAGGATAATAAGAGGGAAATTAAAAGAAATGGTAGAAATGGTCAAGAACGCCAAAATTAAAAAGACCGCCTTGATATAT
This bacterium DNA region includes the following protein-coding sequences:
- the cobM gene encoding precorrin-4 C(11)-methyltransferase, with amino-acid sequence MSKVYFVGAGPGDPELITIKGRNLLDKADVVIYAGSLVNPQLLEGIKAKIYDSAGMTLDEIIDVIRCSVNGGKMIVRLHTGDTFLYSAISEQIERLRALNIKYEVIPGVSSASSGAAILGQELTIPEISQTLIFTRLEGKTKVPKAEKMSKLAKHKATMVIFLSVGMIEDVQNELLQGYPEDTPVAVIEKASWDNQRIIRGKLKEMVEMVKNAKIKKTALIYIGEALKASEKSLGKESKLYHKDFKHVCRK